One segment of Streptomyces bathyalis DNA contains the following:
- a CDS encoding GNAT family N-acetyltransferase, translating to MRIEQVAWADEDAVALRARQRVEIAERYGTPDSEPGVAPSEADVVVFVVAYEHGGTAVGCGGLRDLGDGAGEIKRMYVTPPWRGSECASRLLAELEDIARARGWSSLRLETGDRQPDAVRFYTRSGYVRIPNFGAYAGVAASRCFERQL from the coding sequence ATGAGGATCGAGCAGGTCGCCTGGGCGGACGAGGATGCCGTCGCCCTGCGCGCCAGGCAGCGGGTCGAGATCGCCGAGAGATACGGCACTCCGGACAGCGAGCCCGGTGTCGCTCCCTCCGAAGCGGACGTCGTGGTGTTCGTCGTGGCGTACGAGCACGGCGGAACCGCCGTGGGTTGCGGCGGGCTCCGCGACCTCGGAGACGGCGCCGGCGAGATCAAGCGGATGTATGTGACGCCGCCCTGGCGGGGATCGGAGTGCGCGTCGCGGCTCCTCGCGGAGCTGGAGGACATCGCCCGTGCGCGGGGCTGGAGCAGCCTCCGGCTGGAGACCGGGGACCGCCAGCCCGACGCCGTCCGCTTCTACACGCGCTCCGGATATGTGCGGATCCCCAACTTCGGCGCGTACGCCGGGGTCGCGGCCTCCCGCTGCTTCGAGCGGCAGCTCTGA
- a CDS encoding WhiB family transcriptional regulator, with translation MLQPPHQSLQAAASVPAQRPSAREDEEGPWHSEAVCRRDEAGLFFAPSKEPTAARLSREQAAKRVCARCPVMIECREHALVLPEPYGVWGGLTAAERRVVLARRRRREAAAAAGEAGQVSRIA, from the coding sequence GTGCTGCAACCGCCGCATCAGTCCCTTCAGGCAGCCGCCTCGGTTCCCGCGCAGCGACCGTCCGCGCGCGAGGACGAGGAGGGCCCCTGGCACTCGGAGGCGGTCTGCCGCCGGGACGAGGCGGGACTCTTCTTTGCTCCGTCGAAGGAGCCCACGGCGGCGAGGCTCTCGCGCGAGCAAGCCGCGAAGCGGGTCTGCGCCCGCTGCCCCGTGATGATCGAATGCCGTGAGCACGCCCTGGTCCTCCCCGAGCCGTACGGCGTGTGGGGAGGGCTGACCGCCGCCGAACGAAGGGTCGTTCTGGCCAGGCGCCGCAGGCGTGAGGCGGCGGCCGCGGCCGGCGAGGCAGGGCAGGTCTCCCGCATCGCCTGA
- a CDS encoding DUF1707 SHOCT-like domain-containing protein: MTDSPLEKHRPETRPAVKDAEAAGVSVRASDADRDRVADILREALAEGRLDAEEHSERIDAVYRAKTLGELEPVVRDLPAGRSTEQAAPASAEYRAEAPVGGTGAKDNLVAIFSGSTRKGRFRVPAKINAFACFGGIEIDLTDAVFEQQHLQINATAIFGGIEIRVPENVTLRQKGAGIFGGFDIHTAESGDPNAPVVLVEGAAVFGGVEAKPKRGKRIRDLRDRMRKEL; encoded by the coding sequence GTGACTGATTCTCCGCTTGAAAAGCACCGCCCGGAGACCAGGCCCGCGGTCAAGGACGCCGAGGCGGCCGGTGTTTCCGTGCGGGCCTCCGACGCCGACCGTGACCGCGTCGCCGACATCCTCCGCGAGGCGTTGGCGGAGGGCCGCCTCGACGCGGAGGAGCACTCGGAGCGCATCGACGCCGTCTACAGGGCCAAGACGCTCGGCGAACTCGAGCCCGTCGTACGGGATCTGCCCGCCGGCCGCTCCACGGAGCAGGCCGCACCCGCGTCCGCGGAGTACCGCGCGGAGGCGCCCGTGGGCGGGACCGGCGCCAAGGACAACCTGGTCGCCATCTTCAGCGGTTCCACCAGGAAGGGGCGGTTCCGGGTCCCCGCGAAGATCAACGCGTTCGCGTGCTTCGGCGGTATCGAGATCGATCTGACCGACGCCGTCTTCGAGCAGCAGCATCTGCAGATCAACGCGACGGCGATCTTCGGCGGGATCGAGATCCGCGTGCCGGAGAACGTCACGCTCCGGCAGAAGGGCGCCGGGATCTTCGGCGGCTTCGACATCCACACCGCCGAGTCCGGCGATCCGAACGCTCCGGTCGTGCTGGTGGAGGGGGCCGCGGTCTTCGGCGGCGTCGAGGCGAAGCCGAAGCGGGGGAAGCGGATCCGCGATCTCCGTGACCGGATGCGCAAGGAGCTCTGA
- a CDS encoding fumarate hydratase — MAASPSRPDFTYTDLLPLGEDTTPYRLVTAEGVRTFEADGRTFLQVEPEALGKLAAEAMHDISHYLRPGHLAQLRRILDDPEASANDRFVALDLLKNANIAAAGVLPMCQDTGTAIVMGKRGQQVLTGGGDEEALSRGIYDAYTKLNLRYSQMAPLNMWDEKNTGTNLPAQIELYATDGDAYKFLFMAKGGGSANKSFLFQETKAVLNEASMMKFLEEKIRSLGTAACPPYHLAIVVGGTSAEYALKTAKYASAHYLDELPAEGSAAGHGFRDKELEQQVFELTQQIGIGAQFGGKYFCHDVRVVRLPRHGASCPVAIAVSCSADRQAKAKITAEGVFLEQLETDPARFLPETTDEQLTEGAGAANDDAVRIDLGRPMPEILAELSRHPVKTRLSLTGTLVVARDIAHAKIKERLDAGEEMPQYLKDHPVYYAGPAKTPEGYPSGSFGPTTAGRMDAYVAQFQAAGGSKVMLAKGNRSPQVTAACAEHGGFYLGSIGGPAARLAQDCIKKVEVLEYEELGMEAVWRIEVEDFPAFIVVDDKGNDFFTDPGPSQPFVTSIPVRAGS, encoded by the coding sequence ATGGCCGCCAGCCCGTCCCGACCGGACTTCACGTACACCGACCTGCTCCCGCTGGGCGAGGACACGACTCCGTACCGCCTCGTGACCGCGGAGGGAGTGCGGACCTTCGAAGCCGACGGGCGCACTTTCCTGCAGGTCGAGCCCGAAGCGCTCGGCAAGCTGGCCGCCGAGGCGATGCACGACATCTCGCACTACCTGCGACCCGGGCACCTCGCACAGCTGCGCCGCATCCTGGACGACCCGGAGGCGAGCGCCAACGACCGCTTCGTCGCACTCGATCTGCTGAAGAACGCGAACATCGCCGCCGCGGGCGTGCTGCCCATGTGCCAGGACACCGGCACGGCGATCGTGATGGGCAAGCGCGGCCAGCAGGTGCTGACCGGCGGCGGCGACGAGGAGGCCCTCTCGCGCGGCATCTACGACGCCTACACGAAGCTCAATCTGCGCTACTCGCAGATGGCGCCGCTGAACATGTGGGACGAGAAGAACACCGGCACGAACCTGCCCGCGCAGATCGAGCTGTACGCGACGGACGGCGACGCCTACAAGTTCCTCTTCATGGCGAAGGGCGGCGGCAGCGCCAACAAGTCCTTCCTCTTCCAGGAGACGAAGGCCGTCCTCAACGAGGCGAGCATGATGAAGTTCCTGGAGGAGAAGATCCGTTCGCTGGGCACGGCGGCCTGTCCGCCGTACCACCTGGCGATCGTCGTGGGCGGCACGAGCGCCGAGTACGCGCTGAAGACCGCGAAGTACGCCTCCGCGCACTACCTGGACGAGCTGCCCGCCGAGGGGTCGGCCGCCGGGCACGGCTTCCGCGACAAGGAGCTGGAGCAGCAGGTCTTCGAACTGACGCAGCAGATCGGCATCGGCGCGCAGTTCGGCGGCAAGTACTTCTGCCACGACGTCCGCGTGGTGCGGCTTCCCCGGCACGGTGCGTCCTGCCCCGTCGCCATCGCGGTCTCCTGCTCCGCGGACCGGCAGGCCAAGGCGAAGATCACGGCCGAGGGCGTATTCCTGGAGCAGCTCGAGACCGACCCGGCGCGCTTCCTCCCGGAGACGACGGACGAGCAGCTGACCGAGGGTGCGGGCGCGGCGAATGACGACGCCGTACGGATCGACCTCGGCCGCCCCATGCCCGAGATCCTCGCCGAGCTGTCCCGGCACCCCGTCAAGACGCGGCTGTCGCTGACCGGCACGCTCGTCGTCGCCCGCGACATCGCGCACGCGAAGATCAAGGAACGGCTCGACGCGGGCGAGGAGATGCCGCAGTACCTCAAGGACCACCCCGTCTACTACGCGGGCCCGGCCAAGACCCCCGAGGGCTATCCCTCCGGTTCCTTCGGGCCGACGACGGCGGGCCGCATGGACGCCTACGTCGCGCAGTTCCAGGCCGCGGGCGGCTCGAAGGTCATGCTCGCCAAGGGCAACCGCAGCCCGCAGGTCACGGCGGCGTGCGCCGAGCACGGCGGCTTCTACCTGGGCTCCATCGGCGGCCCGGCCGCGCGGCTCGCTCAGGACTGCATCAAGAAGGTCGAGGTCCTGGAGTACGAGGAGCTGGGCATGGAGGCGGTCTGGCGCATCGAGGTGGAGGACTTCCCGGCGTTCATCGTCGTGGACGACAAGGGCAACGACTTCTTCACCGACCCGGGCCCGTCGCAGCCGTTCGTGACCTCGATCCCGGTGCGCGCGGGCTCGTAA
- a CDS encoding class II fumarate hydratase encodes MSDRQEYRTERDSMGEVRVPADAKWRAQTQRAVWNFPISGQRLERAHIEALARIKAAAARVNGELGVLEPELADAVRAAAEEVIDGRWDEEFPVDVFQTGSGTSSNMNMNEVLATLASERLGAPVHPNDHVNASQSSNDVFPSSIHIAATAAVLRDLIPALEVLEASLTGKAEEFAAVVKSGRTHLMDATPVTLGQEFAGYAAQIRHGIERLHASLPRLAELPLGGTAVGTGINTPPGFAAAVVERIAADGGLPVTEARDHFEAQGARDALVETSGQLRTIGVSLTKICNDLRWMASGPRTGLAEIALPDLQPGSSIMPGKVNPVIPEAVLMVAAQVTGNDATIAAAGASGNFELNVMLPVMAKNLLESVRLLSNVSRLLAERTVDGITADVERAREYAESSPSVVTPLNRHIGYENAAAVAKKALAERKTIRQAVLEAGHVERGDLTLEELDEALDVLRMTRP; translated from the coding sequence ATGAGCGACAGGCAGGAGTACCGGACCGAGCGCGACTCGATGGGCGAGGTCCGGGTGCCCGCGGACGCCAAGTGGCGGGCCCAGACGCAGCGCGCGGTGTGGAACTTCCCCATCAGCGGGCAGCGTCTGGAGCGCGCCCACATCGAGGCACTCGCACGCATCAAGGCGGCCGCCGCCCGGGTCAACGGCGAGCTCGGCGTGCTGGAGCCCGAGTTGGCGGACGCGGTGCGTGCGGCGGCCGAAGAGGTGATCGACGGGCGCTGGGACGAGGAGTTCCCCGTCGACGTCTTCCAGACCGGCTCCGGCACCTCCTCCAACATGAACATGAACGAGGTCCTGGCGACGCTCGCCTCGGAACGGCTCGGAGCGCCCGTACACCCCAACGACCATGTCAACGCCAGCCAGTCCTCGAACGACGTCTTCCCGTCCTCCATCCACATCGCCGCCACCGCCGCCGTCCTGCGGGACCTGATCCCCGCCCTGGAGGTGCTGGAGGCGTCGCTGACGGGCAAGGCCGAGGAGTTCGCGGCCGTCGTCAAGTCGGGCCGCACCCATCTGATGGACGCGACTCCCGTCACGCTGGGGCAGGAGTTCGCCGGCTACGCGGCCCAGATCCGCCACGGCATCGAGCGGCTGCACGCCTCCCTTCCGCGGCTCGCCGAACTCCCCCTGGGCGGCACGGCGGTGGGCACCGGCATCAACACCCCGCCCGGCTTCGCCGCCGCCGTCGTCGAACGGATCGCCGCGGACGGCGGATTGCCGGTGACCGAGGCCCGCGACCACTTCGAGGCACAGGGCGCCAGGGACGCGCTCGTGGAGACGTCGGGGCAGCTGCGCACGATCGGCGTGAGCCTCACCAAGATCTGCAACGATCTGCGCTGGATGGCCTCCGGCCCCCGCACCGGCCTCGCCGAGATCGCGCTCCCCGACCTGCAGCCCGGCTCCTCGATCATGCCGGGAAAGGTGAATCCGGTGATCCCCGAGGCCGTGCTCATGGTCGCGGCGCAGGTGACGGGGAACGACGCGACGATCGCGGCGGCCGGGGCGTCCGGCAACTTCGAGCTGAACGTCATGCTGCCGGTGATGGCGAAGAACCTGCTGGAGTCGGTGCGGCTGCTCTCCAACGTCTCCCGGCTCCTCGCCGAGCGCACCGTGGACGGCATCACGGCCGATGTGGAGCGGGCACGCGAGTACGCGGAGTCCTCGCCGTCCGTGGTCACCCCGCTCAACAGGCACATCGGGTACGAGAACGCCGCGGCTGTGGCCAAGAAGGCGCTCGCGGAGCGCAAGACCATCCGGCAGGCGGTCCTGGAAGCGGGGCATGTGGAGCGGGGCGATCTGACCCTCGAAGAGCTGGACGAGGCTCTCGACGTCCTCCGCATGACCCGTCCCTGA
- a CDS encoding class I SAM-dependent DNA methyltransferase, whose amino-acid sequence MDRLGQAAAFDSIGDRYDEAFPHKEGQIAAGAWLAEQLPAGSRVLDLGCGTGLPTARQLVEAGHQVTGIDLSPGMVKLAQGNVPDGDFRRMDIYEVERYDDLGPFDGVAAFFSLLMLPRAEIPYALRMLHQQLREGAPMAMSMVEADVDDFSLPFLGNTIRVSGYLRDELRQVVREAGFEIAGEDAYAYAPASTDVPPEIQIFLQCRRRP is encoded by the coding sequence ATGGACCGGCTGGGGCAGGCCGCCGCTTTCGACTCGATCGGTGATCGCTACGACGAGGCCTTTCCTCACAAGGAGGGGCAGATCGCAGCGGGAGCGTGGCTCGCCGAGCAACTGCCCGCCGGCTCCCGCGTGCTGGACCTGGGCTGCGGCACCGGGCTTCCGACCGCGCGCCAGCTCGTCGAGGCCGGCCACCAGGTCACGGGCATCGACCTCTCCCCCGGCATGGTGAAGCTCGCTCAGGGGAACGTGCCTGACGGCGATTTCCGCCGCATGGACATCTACGAGGTGGAGAGGTACGACGACCTCGGGCCCTTCGACGGTGTCGCCGCTTTCTTCTCGCTCCTGATGCTGCCTCGGGCCGAAATTCCCTACGCGCTGCGCATGCTGCACCAGCAACTGCGGGAAGGCGCACCGATGGCCATGTCGATGGTGGAAGCGGATGTCGATGACTTCTCATTGCCGTTCCTGGGCAACACGATCCGGGTATCCGGCTATCTGCGGGACGAATTGCGCCAGGTCGTGCGCGAGGCGGGTTTCGAGATCGCCGGGGAGGACGCCTATGCCTACGCTCCGGCCAGCACGGATGTGCCGCCCGAGATCCAGATCTTCCTGCAGTGCCGACGGCGGCCGTAG
- a CDS encoding SpoIIE family protein phosphatase, whose translation MPGVRAGGHDPREGSAGAAGTADPSGVSHRSRGGAPPGASSGGEEVEQVRPGSRPRPGAGHTSQQETAEASRGSGGRGGTSRAVPEPSNGGPGSASKRSSRGPSQPPTAESGAVSHPTTGDMTAAEVPPAAPKAAASDTTAQDVTAGNGDAAERERRGGDRLRFVGAATRRIARGMDLDETVLGLCRASVPAYSDAILVYLRDPLPVGDERPTGPVVLRLRRSDRIPDDPHAMVAAASAAEGRSQPDGEAATGAGTAVGPSPSAVADGTAGAAEYVEVLAGGPLAEVLRGVRPVFADAPAARDALPELLGSGPDVPSGQRAILAPLRGRRRVIGAAVFMRGPERAPFEPDDLLIAAQLATHTALGVDKAVLYGREAYIADELQRTMLPDELPQPTGCHLASRYLPAAETARVGGDWYDAIPLPGSRVALVVGDVMGHSMTSAAIMGQLRTTAQTLAGLDLPPQEVLHHLDEQAQRLGSDRMATCLYAVYDPVAHRIIIANAGHPPPVLLHRDGRAEVLRIPAGAPIGVGGVDFEAVELDAPAGATLLLYTDGLVESRQRDVWTGIEHLREKLTATARLTRPDASAPLEPLCDEVLDILGPGDRDDDIALLAARFDGIAPSDVAYWFLDPRAQTAGQARRLARRALARWGLEDLSDAVELLVSEVVTNAVRYAERPITLRLLRTDTLRCEVGDDVPQLPRLRQARATDEGGRGLYLVNRLARRWGATRLSTGKVVWFELPVS comes from the coding sequence ATGCCCGGGGTCCGGGCCGGTGGGCACGACCCGCGTGAGGGATCCGCGGGCGCCGCCGGCACGGCGGATCCGTCAGGTGTGTCACATCGCTCTCGCGGCGGCGCGCCACCTGGGGCAAGCTCCGGGGGTGAGGAAGTGGAGCAGGTGCGCCCAGGTTCGCGTCCGAGGCCCGGCGCGGGGCACACGTCACAGCAGGAAACCGCCGAAGCCTCACGGGGCTCCGGCGGGAGGGGCGGCACAAGCCGAGCCGTCCCCGAACCGTCCAACGGCGGGCCGGGATCCGCGTCCAAGCGGTCCTCCCGGGGCCCGTCCCAGCCCCCTACCGCGGAGAGCGGTGCCGTGTCTCATCCGACCACCGGCGACATGACCGCCGCCGAAGTACCGCCGGCCGCCCCGAAGGCCGCTGCTTCCGACACCACCGCCCAGGACGTGACCGCGGGGAACGGCGACGCCGCCGAGCGGGAGCGCCGGGGAGGCGACCGGCTGCGCTTCGTCGGCGCCGCGACCCGACGCATCGCACGCGGCATGGACCTGGACGAGACCGTGCTCGGGCTGTGCCGGGCGAGCGTGCCCGCGTACTCCGACGCGATCCTCGTCTACCTTCGCGATCCGCTGCCCGTCGGCGACGAGCGCCCCACGGGCCCGGTGGTGCTGCGGCTGCGGCGCAGCGACCGCATCCCCGACGATCCGCACGCGATGGTGGCCGCCGCGTCGGCGGCCGAGGGCAGGAGCCAGCCGGACGGCGAGGCCGCCACCGGTGCCGGTACCGCCGTGGGACCCTCGCCCTCCGCCGTCGCGGACGGGACGGCGGGCGCGGCCGAATACGTCGAGGTGCTCGCCGGCGGTCCGCTGGCAGAGGTGCTGCGGGGAGTGCGTCCCGTCTTCGCGGACGCGCCCGCCGCCCGCGACGCGCTTCCCGAACTGCTCGGCTCCGGGCCGGATGTGCCCTCGGGCCAGCGCGCCATCCTCGCGCCCCTGCGAGGACGGCGAAGAGTCATCGGTGCCGCCGTCTTCATGCGCGGCCCGGAGCGTGCCCCGTTCGAGCCCGACGATCTGCTGATCGCGGCGCAGCTCGCCACGCACACCGCTCTGGGCGTGGACAAGGCGGTGCTCTACGGGCGTGAGGCGTACATCGCCGACGAGCTGCAGCGCACGATGCTTCCCGACGAGCTGCCGCAGCCGACGGGGTGCCACCTCGCGAGCCGGTATCTCCCGGCGGCCGAGACGGCGCGCGTCGGCGGCGACTGGTACGACGCGATCCCGCTGCCGGGCAGCAGGGTCGCCCTCGTCGTCGGCGACGTGATGGGCCACTCCATGACGTCCGCGGCGATCATGGGTCAGCTCCGTACGACCGCTCAGACGCTCGCGGGTCTCGACCTGCCGCCGCAGGAGGTGCTGCACCACCTCGACGAGCAGGCCCAGCGCCTGGGCAGCGACCGCATGGCCACATGCCTGTACGCGGTCTACGACCCCGTCGCGCACCGGATCATCATCGCCAACGCGGGTCATCCGCCACCCGTGCTCCTGCACCGCGACGGCCGTGCGGAGGTGCTGCGTATACCAGCGGGCGCCCCGATCGGCGTGGGCGGTGTCGACTTCGAGGCGGTGGAGCTGGACGCCCCTGCGGGCGCGACGCTGCTGCTCTACACCGACGGGCTGGTCGAGTCGCGCCAGCGTGACGTGTGGACGGGCATCGAGCACCTGCGGGAGAAGCTGACGGCGACGGCCCGGCTGACGCGTCCGGACGCCTCGGCCCCGCTGGAGCCGCTGTGCGACGAGGTGCTGGACATCCTCGGCCCGGGCGACCGGGACGACGACATCGCCCTGCTCGCCGCCCGGTTCGACGGCATCGCGCCCAGCGATGTCGCGTACTGGTTCCTCGACCCGCGTGCGCAGACGGCGGGTCAGGCACGCAGGCTGGCGCGGCGGGCACTGGCGCGCTGGGGCCTGGAGGATCTGTCCGACGCGGTCGAGCTGCTGGTGAGCGAGGTCGTCACCAACGCCGTGCGGTACGCCGAACGCCCCATCACGCTACGGCTGTTGCGCACGGACACGCTCCGCTGCGAGGTCGGCGACGACGTGCCGCAGCTGCCGCGGCTCAGGCAGGCGCGGGCGACGGACGAGGGCGGCCGCGGCCTGTATCTCGTGAACCGGCTCGCGCGGCGATGGGGCGCGACCCGGCTGTCGACGGGCAAGGTCGTCTGGTTCGAACTGCCTGTCTCCTGA
- a CDS encoding response regulator transcription factor, translated as MNAPSAIRVLVVDDDPLVRSGLRLMFGGAPDIEVVAEAADGSEVQQLVDAHAPHVVLMDIRMPVVDGLEATEALRRREDAPEVIALTTFNTDAHVLRALRAGAAGFVLKDTAPEEIVQAVRRVTAGEPVLSPEVTRQLIARVSGGATDRDARAIRAREQLAALGEREREVAVAVGRGRSNAEIAGELYMSVPTVKTHVSRILTKLSLNNRVQIALLANDASGDQGE; from the coding sequence GTGAACGCACCCTCCGCCATCCGCGTACTCGTCGTCGACGACGACCCGCTCGTACGGTCCGGGCTGCGGCTGATGTTCGGCGGCGCACCCGACATCGAGGTCGTCGCGGAGGCGGCCGACGGCAGCGAGGTGCAGCAACTGGTCGACGCCCACGCGCCGCACGTCGTGCTGATGGACATCCGCATGCCGGTGGTCGACGGGCTCGAGGCCACGGAGGCGCTGCGGCGGCGCGAAGACGCCCCGGAGGTCATCGCGTTGACGACCTTCAACACGGACGCACACGTACTGCGGGCCCTGCGCGCGGGTGCGGCGGGCTTCGTGCTGAAGGACACCGCGCCGGAGGAGATCGTCCAGGCGGTGCGGAGGGTGACGGCGGGGGAGCCCGTGCTCTCGCCGGAGGTGACACGTCAGCTCATCGCCCGGGTCTCGGGTGGCGCCACGGACCGGGACGCGCGGGCGATACGGGCACGCGAACAGCTGGCGGCGCTGGGCGAGCGGGAGCGCGAGGTCGCGGTCGCCGTCGGCCGGGGCAGGTCCAACGCCGAGATCGCGGGGGAGCTCTACATGAGCGTGCCCACGGTCAAGACGCACGTCTCCCGCATCCTGACCAAGCTGTCGCTGAACAACCGGGTGCAGATCGCACTCCTCGCGAACGACGCGAGCGGCGACCAGGGGGAGTGA
- a CDS encoding sensor histidine kinase — MRRTAGDWIADLSLFLFAACFAVLSAETVLLGERLSPALLLADQTAGALACAALFLRRRWPVQLAVVLLVTGMFSHFITGPAIVAVFTVAARRPLRTTAWTAALCFVPVPAFLAGGPDLDDPATGSAITYFVLMAGTVGWGLFVRSRRQLVESLRERADRARTEARRQAREDIAREMHDVLAHRLSLLSVHAGALAFNPGASAEETRRAAGVIRDTAHEALEDLREIIGVLRASTGQESRPQPVLTDLVPLVEESREAGMHVRLDMDVAVEDGGRGGGERRGGERGGGERPDGERGDGAAVAPAAVGRTAYRIVQEGLTNARKHAPGSPVTVTVTGGPGEGLTVRLRNPVEAQPVEAEPDDAEREFAHGDVRPARPVTDVPGAGQGLVGLAERTRITGGQLEHALSGGEFELRAWIPWGARRGPLEALMPAPGSEPT, encoded by the coding sequence GTGCGCCGTACCGCGGGCGACTGGATCGCCGACCTCAGCCTCTTCCTCTTCGCGGCCTGCTTCGCCGTTCTGAGCGCCGAGACGGTCCTGCTCGGCGAGCGCCTCTCGCCGGCGCTGCTCCTCGCGGACCAGACCGCCGGCGCCCTGGCGTGCGCGGCGCTCTTCCTCCGGCGCCGGTGGCCGGTCCAGCTCGCCGTCGTGCTGCTCGTGACCGGCATGTTCTCGCACTTCATCACCGGGCCGGCGATCGTCGCCGTCTTCACCGTCGCCGCCCGGCGGCCGCTCCGCACGACGGCGTGGACCGCGGCGCTGTGCTTCGTCCCCGTGCCGGCCTTCCTCGCCGGGGGACCCGATCTGGACGATCCGGCGACCGGCTCCGCGATCACCTACTTCGTGCTGATGGCCGGGACCGTCGGCTGGGGTCTGTTCGTACGGTCGCGGCGGCAGCTGGTGGAGTCGCTGCGCGAGCGGGCCGACCGCGCGCGTACGGAGGCGCGGCGCCAGGCGAGGGAAGACATCGCACGGGAGATGCACGACGTACTCGCGCACCGGCTGTCGCTGCTGAGCGTTCACGCGGGCGCTCTCGCCTTCAATCCGGGGGCGTCCGCGGAGGAGACCCGCCGGGCCGCCGGGGTGATCAGGGACACCGCCCACGAGGCGCTGGAGGACCTCCGGGAGATCATCGGTGTGCTGCGTGCCTCCACGGGGCAGGAGTCCCGTCCGCAGCCCGTGCTCACCGACCTGGTCCCGCTCGTGGAGGAGTCCCGCGAGGCGGGCATGCACGTGCGACTGGACATGGACGTCGCGGTGGAGGACGGCGGTCGCGGCGGCGGTGAGCGACGGGGCGGCGAGCGCGGAGGCGGTGAGCGACCGGACGGCGAGCGCGGCGACGGCGCCGCCGTCGCACCGGCCGCGGTGGGCCGCACGGCGTACCGCATCGTGCAGGAAGGGCTGACGAACGCCCGTAAGCACGCGCCGGGTTCACCGGTGACCGTGACGGTGACCGGCGGTCCGGGAGAGGGGCTGACCGTGCGGCTGCGCAACCCGGTCGAGGCCCAACCGGTCGAGGCCGAACCGGACGACGCCGAACGGGAGTTCGCTCACGGCGACGTGCGGCCCGCCCGGCCGGTGACGGACGTTCCCGGCGCGGGGCAGGGCCTCGTCGGCCTCGCGGAGCGGACACGGATCACGGGCGGGCAGCTCGAACACGCCCTGTCCGGCGGTGAGTTCGAGCTGCGGGCCTGGATACCGTGGGGCGCACGACGCGGCCCGCTGGAGGCCCTCATGCCGGCCCCCGGCTCCGAACCGACCTGA
- a CDS encoding carboxymuconolactone decarboxylase family protein, which produces MALDDLRSALPGYAKDLARNLGSVMDSSPLTQQQLWGTALACAIASRSGIVLRALEPEAREKLSPGAYEAAKSAAAVMVMSNVFHRSRHLLSDPEYGTLRAGLRMNVLGDPGVERTDFELWSLAVSALNACGQCLDSHEQALRRAGVDRETVQEAFRIAAVLQAVGTTLEAEARFGSQED; this is translated from the coding sequence ATGGCCCTCGACGATCTGCGGTCGGCGCTCCCCGGCTACGCCAAGGACCTCGCACGCAACCTCGGCTCCGTCATGGACAGTTCGCCGCTGACGCAGCAGCAGCTGTGGGGCACCGCGCTGGCGTGCGCGATCGCTTCCCGATCCGGCATCGTGCTCCGTGCCCTGGAGCCGGAGGCCAGGGAGAAGCTGAGCCCCGGGGCGTACGAGGCTGCCAAGTCGGCCGCCGCGGTCATGGTGATGAGCAACGTCTTCCACCGCTCCCGGCATCTGCTCTCCGACCCGGAGTACGGCACGCTGCGAGCCGGTCTGCGGATGAACGTCCTGGGTGACCCGGGCGTGGAGAGGACGGACTTCGAGCTGTGGTCGCTCGCGGTCTCCGCGCTGAACGCGTGCGGGCAGTGCCTCGACTCCCACGAACAGGCGCTGCGGAGGGCGGGCGTGGACCGCGAGACCGTCCAGGAGGCGTTCAGGATCGCGGCCGTCCTGCAGGCCGTCGGCACGACGCTGGAGGCCGAGGCGCGGTTCGGGTCCCAGGAGGACTGA